The Kaustia mangrovi genome has a segment encoding these proteins:
- a CDS encoding trimeric intracellular cation channel family protein, with amino-acid sequence MTAALAAGRRSMDWVGVFLLGCATALGGGSVRDVLLDHHPLTWVQHPSYLIITGGAALATIAIARIVDHLRRLFLFLDAVGLVLFTIIGCNVATDLGMPFIVVIASGMITGCVGGVIRDILCNDIPLLFRTELYATISVVTGTLYVTGQWIGLDHGVATFTAMAVGLTLRLLALRFGWSMPKFVYTSDLH; translated from the coding sequence ATGACGGCGGCCCTGGCGGCCGGCCGGCGGAGCATGGACTGGGTCGGCGTCTTCCTGCTGGGCTGCGCGACCGCGCTCGGCGGAGGATCCGTGCGCGACGTGCTGCTCGATCACCACCCCCTGACCTGGGTCCAGCACCCGTCATACCTGATCATCACGGGCGGGGCCGCGCTCGCCACGATCGCGATTGCCCGCATCGTGGATCACCTGCGCCGCCTGTTCCTGTTCCTCGACGCGGTGGGGCTGGTGCTGTTCACCATCATCGGCTGCAATGTCGCGACCGATCTCGGCATGCCGTTCATCGTCGTCATCGCCTCGGGCATGATCACCGGCTGCGTCGGCGGCGTCATCCGCGACATTCTCTGCAACGATATCCCGCTGCTGTTCCGGACCGAGCTCTACGCGACGATCTCGGTGGTCACGGGGACGCTCTATGTGACCGGGCAATGGATCGGCCTGGACCACGGTGTGGCGACATTTACCGCGATGGCGGTCGGCCTGACCCTCAGACTGCTGGCCCTGCGCTTTGGCTGGAGCATGCCGAAATTCGTCTATACCAGCGACCTTCACTAG
- a CDS encoding AraC family transcriptional regulator, producing MGGLLKDIPDHWGSKFEGPTGAVTRTQTGPNEIAFIAPSHMALIMFSTQPGREIALNSDRRAIGTAPVGSVELVPAGAELFARWRVAKENLLVAMDDARLTRLAGLEFETDTFELMPPRLGHVDDRGLMLAQLIRDEVLRGGMANEDCIDSLLTVFGIYLLRQYSSVRARTPAVLTGGLAAGAWREVNDYIQAHLSEKISVSDMARIAGLSPSHFLRAFRRTTGQPPHQFLLAARLDRARDLIVASDMPFGLIAKLSGFNSNSHMTATMRRVWQTTPSELRRRG from the coding sequence ATGGGAGGGTTGCTCAAGGACATCCCGGATCACTGGGGAAGCAAGTTCGAGGGGCCGACCGGCGCGGTGACCAGAACGCAGACCGGGCCCAACGAGATCGCGTTCATCGCGCCATCCCACATGGCCCTGATCATGTTCTCCACCCAGCCCGGCCGGGAGATCGCGCTGAACAGCGACCGCAGGGCGATCGGGACCGCGCCCGTCGGCTCCGTGGAGCTCGTTCCGGCCGGCGCGGAGCTGTTCGCGCGCTGGCGGGTGGCCAAGGAGAACCTGCTGGTGGCCATGGACGATGCGCGGCTGACCCGGCTCGCCGGACTGGAGTTCGAGACCGATACGTTCGAACTCATGCCCCCGAGGCTCGGCCATGTCGACGACCGGGGCCTGATGCTCGCCCAGCTCATCCGCGACGAGGTCCTTCGCGGCGGGATGGCCAACGAGGACTGTATCGACAGCCTGCTGACCGTGTTCGGGATCTATCTCCTCCGGCAGTACTCGTCCGTCAGGGCGCGCACGCCGGCCGTGCTCACGGGCGGCCTGGCCGCCGGCGCGTGGCGGGAGGTGAACGACTATATCCAGGCCCATCTGTCGGAGAAGATCTCGGTCAGCGACATGGCCCGGATCGCGGGGCTGTCGCCGAGCCACTTCCTGCGGGCCTTCCGCCGCACGACCGGCCAGCCGCCCCACCAGTTCCTGCTCGCGGCGCGTCTCGACCGTGCGCGCGACCTCATCGTCGCGAGCGACATGCCCTTCGGCCTGATCGCCAAACTCTCCGGCTTCAACAGCAACAGCCACATGACCGCGACCATGCGCAGGGTGTGGCAGACGACGCCGAGCGAGCTCCGGCGGCGCGGATAG